The following proteins come from a genomic window of Argonema galeatum A003/A1:
- a CDS encoding cyanophycin synthetase, giving the protein MVQQQLIDTVRVNARKTDAFDIFNLKHYIGPNPYLETGALVFDFALTGHLSPRPIEEYISAISDRYPHLRDETSESYGHLFARTVSEVGKLDMGLHLNRLNLKQHPNYFTIAAQSVHFRTSRAVVYCVWDWFEAITQDEDFELDDRISRLQDTFRYSVYGGPTVYALLRTAQEKKIPAFYLWDEGLMQYGYGKKLIRGVATTFDCDSHLDSDFTTRKDDCKAFLTTLGFPVPKGNVVVSLGEAKAVAERIGYPVAVKPVAGHKGIGVTADVQNSQELEFAFSRALKGIPEEQAIAIIVEKSIKGADFRLLCVNGRFVAATERRPASVTGDNYSTIAELIKRENRKPARLDTPTSAMSKIQSDDAMEMFLSEQGLSLNSVIETGRIVYLRKVANLSAGGLSIDATPTVHPDNIILAQDIAQHFRLTCLGIDAISPTLSQSWKSGNFGILEINAAPGIFMHLNPAVGESVDVPSHILETFFKSGADARIPTIAFNRISVQELQETIDHILLQQPDWTIGAVCRQAVFVNRSEKILNKDYNTNIQNLLRNPKLDLLIAEYPEDVLERDGMFYQGNNIVVLDNPTETEMVLTRDLLEDSTVVVKEGNNISIRHKGLIEQYTLGESEPFTRVYLKEIGTIL; this is encoded by the coding sequence ATGGTTCAACAACAACTCATCGATACAGTGCGCGTTAATGCCAGAAAAACCGACGCCTTCGATATATTCAACCTCAAGCATTACATTGGCCCGAACCCATATTTGGAAACGGGGGCGCTAGTATTTGATTTCGCCCTCACCGGGCATTTGTCGCCTCGGCCCATCGAGGAATATATCTCGGCTATTAGCGATCGCTATCCGCACCTGCGCGATGAAACATCCGAATCATACGGCCATCTATTTGCCCGAACAGTATCGGAAGTGGGAAAACTCGACATGGGTTTGCACCTCAACCGCTTGAATTTGAAACAACATCCCAATTATTTCACAATAGCCGCTCAATCAGTTCATTTCCGTACCAGCCGAGCAGTAGTTTATTGCGTTTGGGACTGGTTTGAAGCTATTACTCAAGACGAAGATTTTGAATTAGACGATCGCATCAGCAGGCTTCAAGACACATTCCGATACAGCGTTTATGGTGGCCCGACAGTCTACGCCTTATTACGCACAGCCCAAGAGAAAAAAATTCCCGCCTTTTATTTGTGGGACGAAGGGTTAATGCAGTACGGATATGGAAAAAAACTAATTCGCGGCGTAGCAACAACATTTGATTGCGATAGCCATCTAGATTCCGATTTTACCACCCGCAAAGATGACTGCAAAGCTTTTTTGACTACGCTGGGCTTCCCGGTGCCAAAAGGTAATGTTGTTGTCTCCCTTGGCGAAGCCAAAGCCGTAGCAGAAAGAATTGGCTACCCGGTGGCAGTCAAACCTGTAGCGGGTCACAAAGGCATCGGAGTGACAGCTGATGTGCAAAACTCGCAAGAATTAGAATTTGCCTTTAGCAGGGCACTCAAAGGCATTCCAGAAGAACAAGCGATCGCAATAATTGTTGAGAAAAGCATCAAGGGGGCAGATTTTCGCCTGCTATGCGTCAACGGCAGATTTGTTGCCGCTACCGAACGCCGTCCCGCATCAGTTACTGGTGACAATTATTCAACCATTGCTGAATTAATCAAGCGGGAAAATCGCAAACCCGCACGTTTGGACACACCAACCTCTGCCATGAGTAAGATTCAGTCCGACGACGCAATGGAAATGTTCTTATCCGAACAAGGCTTATCATTGAACAGCGTAATTGAAACAGGACGCATCGTTTATCTTCGCAAAGTTGCCAATCTCTCAGCGGGAGGTTTGAGCATAGATGCAACGCCCACTGTTCACCCAGACAATATCATTTTGGCGCAAGACATTGCACAGCATTTTCGACTCACTTGCCTGGGTATCGACGCGATTTCTCCAACTCTCTCTCAATCTTGGAAATCCGGCAACTTTGGCATTCTCGAAATAAATGCCGCACCGGGCATTTTTATGCACCTTAACCCCGCTGTTGGTGAAAGCGTTGATGTGCCGTCGCATATTCTAGAAACCTTCTTTAAGTCTGGGGCAGATGCGAGAATACCAACGATCGCCTTCAACCGAATTTCAGTTCAGGAACTTCAAGAAACTATTGACCATATTCTTCTACAACAACCCGATTGGACTATAGGTGCTGTTTGTCGTCAAGCAGTCTTCGTCAACCGTTCGGAGAAGATTTTGAATAAAGATTACAACACAAATATTCAAAATTTGTTACGCAATCCCAAGCTGGATTTGCTGATTGCCGAGTATCCAGAAGATGTGCTGGAGAGGGATGGAATGTTTTACCAAGGCAACAACATCGTAGTCCTGGATAATCCTACCGAAACCGAAATGGTGCTGACGCGGGATCTCCTCGAAGATTCAACCGTAGTTGTTAAGGAAGGAAATAACATCTCAATCCGGCATAAGGGTTTGATAGAACAGTATACCCTTGGAGAAAGCGAACCATTTACGCGGGTTTATCTGAAAGAAATCGGAACGATACTGTAA